The nucleotide window ATGAAGCACTTCCCGATCTTCGGCTGGGCGATCAACTGGGTGGTCATGCTCCTTGGCGGGGCCGAGCTTTCGTTCGGCGTGATCGTGCTGCTGCACACCCTGACGATTTTCACCATGGCGGTGATTCCCATCGCCACAGTGTTCGTACTGCCGCGCGCGATCTTCGCCGATATCGTGGACCTCGACGCCGAACTAACCGGCTACCGCCGCGAGGCGATGTACAACGGCATGGAAGGACTGCTGACCAAGTTCGCAGCCGGACTGGCCACGATCATCGCGCCGCTGCTGCTTAAATACGGCGGCGATACGTTTGAAAACCCCTGGGGCATCCTGCTCGCCGGACCCGTTGCCGGTGTGCT belongs to Candidatus Alcyoniella australis and includes:
- a CDS encoding MFS transporter; amino-acid sequence: AFVLVYKWSARVGKKKVFLIGNGIFALCLPLLVTMKHFPIFGWAINWVVMLLGGAELSFGVIVLLHTLTIFTMAVIPIATVFVLPRAIFADIVDLDAELTGYRREAMYNGMEGLLTKFAAGLATIIAPLLLKYGGDTFENPWGILLAGPVAGVLLLLGYLAFKKYPIEK